A stretch of Blautia liquoris DNA encodes these proteins:
- a CDS encoding RNA-guided endonuclease TnpB family protein encodes MNKAIKFRIYPNKEQGEQFARTFGCCRFLYNVMLEDKMKEYQKSKKRLKNTPAFYKKQYPWLKEVDSLALANVQLHLERAYQNFFRNPQSGFPKFKSKHRSRASYTTNVVNGNIKLEEGKLKLPKMSHVKLVQHRQIPKEYQLKSVTVTQEPSGKYYASLLYTYESQISEEKEVVEKMLGMDFAMSGMAVFSDGSRAENWRTVMIQCA; translated from the coding sequence ATGAACAAAGCCATAAAATTTCGTATCTATCCAAATAAAGAGCAGGGAGAACAGTTTGCAAGAACCTTTGGATGCTGCCGGTTTCTATACAACGTGATGTTGGAAGATAAGATGAAAGAATATCAAAAAAGTAAAAAGCGGTTGAAGAATACGCCGGCTTTTTATAAAAAACAGTATCCGTGGCTGAAAGAGGTGGATTCACTGGCACTAGCCAATGTGCAGCTTCATCTGGAAAGGGCATATCAGAACTTTTTTAGAAATCCGCAGAGTGGTTTTCCAAAGTTCAAATCAAAACACAGAAGCCGTGCAAGTTATACGACGAATGTAGTAAATGGAAATATCAAACTGGAAGAAGGAAAGCTGAAGCTTCCGAAAATGTCTCATGTAAAACTGGTACAGCACCGACAGATACCGAAAGAATATCAATTGAAATCGGTGACGGTCACTCAGGAACCGTCCGGAAAATATTATGCCAGTCTTCTCTATACTTATGAGAGCCAAATAAGTGAGGAGAAAGAGGTGGTAGAAAAGATGTTGGGAATGGACTTTGCCATGAGCGGTATGGCGGTGTTTTCAGACGGAAGCCGGGCAGAAAATTGGCGGACAGTTATGATACAGTGTGCGTAG
- a CDS encoding RNA-guided endonuclease InsQ/TnpB family protein, whose protein sequence is MCVEDLNMKTMSRSLHFGKSVMDNGYGMFLGMLEYKLTDQGKRLVRIDRFYPSSKTCCKCGAVKKELKLSERIYECRCGNRMDRDVNAAINIREEGRKILCA, encoded by the coding sequence GTGTGCGTAGAAGATCTGAACATGAAAACCATGAGCCGGAGTCTGCACTTTGGGAAGAGTGTTATGGATAATGGATATGGAATGTTTCTGGGAATGCTGGAATACAAGCTGACGGATCAGGGAAAGAGGCTGGTGAGAATAGATAGGTTCTATCCATCAAGTAAGACGTGCTGTAAATGTGGAGCAGTAAAAAAAGAATTAAAATTATCGGAGCGGATATATGAGTGTCGTTGTGGAAACCGGATGGACAGGGATGTCAACGCGGCAATCAATATCCGTGAAGAGGGAAGAAAAATATTATGTGCATAA